CTGTCCGACCAGGCCTCGGCGACCCAGTACTGCTCGACGACGCTGGTGAGCCGTCCATCCGCCGACGCCAGGCGCAGGTCGGGCAGCAAATTCAGGCCGGCAAGCATGAGGCAGCGCGCCGGGCCGTCGGCCGGGAGTACGCTGTCCAGCGCCGCCACGCGCTGCTCGCGCGACGCCTTCGAGTACGGCGCGGCCGGGGTGATGTGGGCGTCGATGCCGGCCCGGAAGGCCGCGGCGGCAACGGACGTCTCGCAGGATTGCGCGCTCGACGGGCGAACCGCGACAAGCGCAAGAAATACCAACAGGAGTGCGGTAGCGATGCGTTTCATAGGGGTGTGGGATTAGCTGTGCGTGAGCGGATTTGCCAGAGCGCTCTTTCTCTCGATGTAGAGGATTTCCAATACGATCCCCCCATCGGGATAGTACCGCTAAAAGCCGAGAGAGACAAGTGTGTGATGGCGCATGCCCTGTTACATCACACACCCAACGCCCTAGTTTGGATTTGCCGGGGAAGAATCTTAAGCTAGCACGCCCTCCTTCCAGGTTCCGAGAGATCCTCATGGCCGACACCGACACCACGAAGAAAGCCCCATCGGGCCTTCTCAATCGCTTCTTGACCGGCATCGAGGTCGTAGGCAACAAGCTGCCCGACCCCTCGATGTTGTTCCTCATCGCCTTGCTGATCGTGTGGGTGCTCTCTGCCCTGCTTTCACCGATTGCGTTCACCGACATCGACCCGCGCTCGGGCGAGGGTATCCGGGTGAACAACCTGCTGACGGGGTCCGCGCTAACAACCTTCATGGCCAGCATGGTGACCATCTTCACCAGCTTCGCGCCGCTGGGGGTCGTGCTGGTGGCCATGCTGGGAGTCGGCGTGGCGGATCAGGCCGGCTTTTTTAACACCAGTATCAAGCTGCTCCTGCAGCGCACATCCGTGAACCTGCTCACGCCGATGGTGGTGTTTGTGGGCCTGTTGAGCCACAGCGCCATCGATGCCGGCTATGTGCTCGTCATCCCCCTCGGGGGCATCATCTTTTACGCCGCCGGCCGGCATCCGGTGGCCGGCATCGCGGCGGCCTTCGCCGGGGTTTCGGGGGGATTCAGCGCCAACCCGGTGCCGGGCGCGTTGGACCCGCTCCTCCAGGGCTTTACCCAGCCGGCCGCGCAGATCATCGACCCCACCGTGCTCGTGAATCCCCTCGGCAACTACTTCTTCACGTCCATCTCCAGCCTGCTCATCGTGGGCCTTGCCTGGTATGTGACGGATCGTATCGTGGAGCCCCGGCTGAACCGGACGAGCCCGGTCGATGCGGACGCGGAGCGGGCGCCGGCGATGGACGTGATCGCGCCGCGCGAACGCAAAGCCTTCTGGTGGGCGGTCGCGACAATGGGGATCGGCCTCGCCGGCCTCGCGCTGGCGATGTGGCCAACGGGCTCCCCGTTCCGCGACGCCAGCGGATCGCTGAACTCGTTCCAGGCGCCGATCATGCAGTCGATCGTCCCC
This genomic window from Rhodothermales bacterium contains:
- a CDS encoding AbgT family transporter, with the translated sequence MADTDTTKKAPSGLLNRFLTGIEVVGNKLPDPSMLFLIALLIVWVLSALLSPIAFTDIDPRSGEGIRVNNLLTGSALTTFMASMVTIFTSFAPLGVVLVAMLGVGVADQAGFFNTSIKLLLQRTSVNLLTPMVVFVGLLSHSAIDAGYVLVIPLGGIIFYAAGRHPVAGIAAAFAGVSGGFSANPVPGALDPLLQGFTQPAAQIIDPTVLVNPLGNYFFTSISSLLIVGLAWYVTDRIVEPRLNRTSPVDADAERAPAMDVIAPRERKAFWWAVATMGIGLAGLALAMWPTGSPFRDASGSLNSFQAPIMQSIVPLIFLLFLIPGVVYGYVAGVFTKSKDMVDAMTKSMNGMSYYIVMAFFCSLFVYAFGQSNIGALLALKGASLLKALAMPGWVTILGIILLTAFVNLFVGSASAKWALLAPIFVPMLMQVGISPELTQAAYRVGDSSSNIITPLMPYFPLVVVYCQRYVKASGIGTLTAMMLPYTVVFLVCWTAFLILYWTLGIPLGLGAFYTYPAP